The Natronoglycomyces albus genome has a segment encoding these proteins:
- a CDS encoding RNB domain-containing ribonuclease: MTSIRSDSSESNFSTSAQGRWRTSSPYIVMGLAIAVSFTPPSLNGLHTNSAVGLRHREDVLLESAPEATDILGELMPGLDHTSGIMIDSAETVDRDDAIWVIATETGFEFWVHIARVADHLVRGSSADAEARRRMHTLYRRTYTKHMLPRPVEAQASLRACRKPSESPAASETSITTAADETQDTFTVHCRTDVAGNILDVELGRGILDRAWTMTYAEAAEAATNPEATCHQQLATASDLAQRLLQRRRYSGALAIYDLQRGYATNEEGQLIRLADDTRNSGYVIVQELMIAANAAIASWAAERDIPILFRNHRLAAVAGDPRDLQEQLLAAETSGDIQEWELLRNRMRMVARAATYGPSVSGHHGLQLPVYAHNTSPLRRYPDLINQRILLAVTSGHDSPYDLEELRELAEDLNERLAEERQRKSEHFRKAAERVTARQLSQADYEQLDEADFARVVRAAVETDTTHPDLLKTIEQRVNSGQLQLRELGAVYFDAVSPAWLPLRQLIGQHLAADPSRAVSLVNMYAQAVLGGPLDASHVTWSVHTGGDIHEPRFSARLTLELGEEHHTGPARTARSKREARNLAALALAAQLAGLGETEPDDELPSVPTNVQNHRALEAAVHPIQAVTIYEQRGLIADLNWEYELDGPPHEREFTCRATAKFNGVKNSAVMSELASDGTGATKKAAKAAAAAQLRAQIERHSNLLAD; the protein is encoded by the coding sequence ATGACATCGATCAGATCCGACAGCTCTGAATCGAACTTTTCCACGTCCGCGCAGGGACGGTGGAGAACGTCTTCGCCGTACATCGTGATGGGCTTGGCAATCGCAGTATCTTTCACGCCTCCCAGTTTAAACGGATTGCACACCAACTCGGCAGTTGGTCTTAGGCACCGCGAGGACGTACTACTAGAATCAGCCCCTGAAGCTACGGACATATTGGGGGAGCTTATGCCGGGTCTCGACCACACGAGTGGCATCATGATCGACTCTGCGGAGACGGTCGATCGAGACGATGCCATTTGGGTGATCGCCACCGAGACCGGTTTTGAATTTTGGGTGCATATCGCCCGTGTAGCCGACCACCTTGTTCGTGGCAGCAGCGCAGACGCCGAGGCGCGCCGACGCATGCACACGTTGTACAGGCGCACCTATACCAAGCACATGTTGCCACGCCCAGTCGAAGCGCAGGCTTCACTGCGCGCTTGCCGCAAACCGAGCGAATCCCCGGCCGCATCCGAAACGTCGATCACAACCGCGGCAGACGAGACCCAAGACACATTCACCGTCCACTGCCGTACTGATGTCGCGGGAAACATTCTGGACGTCGAACTAGGTCGCGGGATTCTTGACCGCGCCTGGACCATGACCTACGCCGAAGCCGCAGAAGCCGCGACCAACCCAGAGGCCACCTGCCATCAGCAGCTCGCAACTGCCTCTGACCTGGCGCAACGCTTGTTGCAACGTCGTCGCTACAGCGGTGCGCTAGCCATCTACGACCTCCAGCGCGGATACGCGACCAATGAGGAAGGCCAGCTGATCCGGCTCGCGGACGATACCCGTAACTCTGGCTATGTGATCGTGCAGGAACTTATGATCGCCGCCAACGCCGCGATCGCCTCGTGGGCCGCCGAACGCGATATACCAATCCTGTTTCGAAATCATCGGCTCGCCGCAGTAGCGGGAGATCCACGCGACCTGCAAGAACAATTGCTCGCCGCTGAAACATCCGGAGACATCCAGGAATGGGAGCTTCTGCGCAACCGAATGCGTATGGTCGCCCGCGCGGCCACCTACGGGCCCAGTGTCTCCGGCCACCACGGGTTGCAGTTGCCCGTTTACGCGCACAACACCAGCCCTTTGCGGCGTTACCCTGACTTGATCAACCAGCGCATACTTCTCGCCGTGACCTCAGGTCACGACAGCCCTTATGACCTAGAAGAACTTCGTGAATTGGCCGAGGACCTCAACGAGCGACTCGCCGAAGAACGTCAACGAAAAAGCGAACACTTCCGCAAAGCCGCCGAACGCGTCACGGCCCGCCAACTCTCTCAAGCCGACTATGAACAACTCGACGAGGCCGATTTCGCGCGGGTCGTGCGCGCCGCCGTCGAGACTGACACCACCCACCCGGATCTACTCAAAACGATCGAGCAACGTGTCAACAGTGGGCAACTACAGTTGCGTGAACTCGGTGCGGTGTACTTCGACGCAGTCAGCCCGGCGTGGCTTCCCCTGCGACAACTCATCGGGCAACACCTTGCCGCCGACCCCAGCCGAGCCGTCTCCTTGGTCAATATGTATGCCCAAGCTGTCTTGGGTGGACCGCTCGACGCATCCCACGTGACCTGGTCAGTTCACACCGGCGGTGACATCCACGAACCACGCTTCTCCGCCCGCCTCACGCTCGAACTTGGGGAGGAACATCACACCGGCCCTGCTCGCACGGCCCGCTCCAAACGCGAAGCCCGCAACTTGGCGGCCCTGGCCTTGGCCGCTCAATTGGCTGGACTAGGCGAGACCGAACCCGACGATGAGCTACCGTCGGTGCCGACCAACGTCCAAAACCATCGGGCGCTGGAAGCAGCCGTTCATCCCATCCAAGCTGTCACGATTTACGAACAGCGCGGCCTTATAGCCGATCTGAACTGGGAATACGAGCTTGACGGCCCACCACACGAACGTGAATTCACGTGCCGGGCCACCGCGAAATTCAACGGCGTCAAAAATAGCGCTGTCATGTCTGAACTGGCCTCGGATGGAACCGGTGCGACCAAGAAGGCGGCAAAGGCCGCAGCAGCCGCCCAGCTGCGCGCTCAAATCGAACGACACAGCAATCTCCTCGCCGACTAG
- the def gene encoding peptide deformylase — translation MKDTAIAKPITMYGEDVLHRPCADVEKFDSELSDLIDVMFASMYEAEGVGLAANQIGLSLRVFVYDCPNADGEHQIGHVVNPRLELPVAGAELDADYEGCLSIPGQSAVISRTAFARVYGLDKDGNEIVVEGDGQMARCLQHETDHLDGFVYIDKLPKKARKRLLEDFYAGNDEV, via the coding sequence GTGAAAGATACTGCGATTGCCAAGCCCATCACGATGTACGGCGAAGACGTTCTCCACCGTCCCTGCGCGGACGTGGAAAAGTTCGATTCAGAGCTGTCGGATCTGATCGATGTCATGTTCGCCAGCATGTACGAGGCTGAGGGTGTCGGCCTGGCTGCCAACCAGATCGGTCTGAGTCTGCGTGTTTTCGTGTATGACTGCCCCAACGCCGATGGAGAACACCAGATCGGGCACGTGGTAAATCCACGTCTGGAGCTTCCGGTCGCGGGTGCCGAGCTCGACGCCGACTATGAGGGGTGCCTTTCCATCCCAGGGCAGTCGGCTGTTATCTCTCGAACCGCGTTCGCGCGCGTGTACGGCCTCGACAAGGACGGAAACGAGATCGTCGTCGAGGGTGATGGGCAGATGGCCCGGTGCCTCCAGCATGAGACCGACCACTTGGACGGCTTTGTCTACATCGACAAGCTTCCCAAGAAGGCCCGTAAGCGGCTGCTTGAGGACTTCTACGCGGGCAACGACGAAGTTTAG
- the bioB gene encoding biotin synthase BioB, giving the protein MEIVAAAAQLRHEHFGNKVKLNYLVNLKSGLCPEDCGYCSQRLGSKADILKYKWLSADDATSQASAGVQGGASRVCLVASGRGPTDKDVERVGETIAAIRRQNPNVEVCACLGLLKEGQAERLSQLGADAYNHNLNTSDDQYGEICSTHTYDDRIDTVNSARDAGLSPCSGLIAGMGETDEDLVSVVLRLRELNADSVPVNFLLPVKGTPLEGTWDLDPQRCLKILSMVRLAHPSTEVRLGAGREVHLRNLQAVALQVVNSIFLGDYLTTEGQGAKKDLELLSDAGMEPLEPVTFPESVEDNQPQASRDELVRPRKRGAGTSLAPNA; this is encoded by the coding sequence ATGGAGATCGTCGCCGCAGCCGCGCAACTGCGCCACGAACACTTCGGTAACAAGGTCAAGCTCAACTACCTGGTAAACCTCAAGAGCGGACTGTGTCCCGAGGACTGCGGATACTGCTCACAACGACTGGGTTCCAAGGCCGACATCCTCAAGTACAAGTGGCTCTCTGCCGATGACGCCACCTCACAGGCCAGCGCAGGTGTCCAAGGCGGCGCTTCCCGGGTATGCCTCGTGGCCTCAGGTCGTGGCCCAACTGACAAGGACGTCGAACGAGTCGGCGAAACGATCGCCGCGATCAGACGCCAGAACCCGAACGTCGAGGTGTGCGCGTGCCTAGGGTTGCTCAAGGAAGGCCAAGCCGAACGCCTCTCCCAACTGGGGGCCGACGCCTATAACCACAACCTCAATACCTCCGATGACCAATACGGCGAGATTTGTTCAACCCACACCTACGATGACCGCATCGACACCGTCAATTCAGCCCGCGACGCGGGACTTTCTCCCTGCTCGGGCCTGATCGCCGGTATGGGCGAGACCGATGAAGACCTAGTGTCGGTAGTACTGCGCCTGCGTGAGTTGAACGCTGATTCCGTACCTGTGAACTTCCTGCTCCCCGTCAAGGGAACCCCCTTGGAAGGAACATGGGACCTCGACCCGCAGCGTTGCCTGAAGATCCTATCTATGGTGCGACTGGCACACCCCTCCACCGAAGTCCGACTCGGCGCGGGCCGGGAAGTACACCTACGTAACCTGCAGGCCGTAGCGCTACAGGTGGTCAACTCGATTTTCTTGGGCGACTACCTCACCACCGAGGGGCAAGGAGCCAAGAAGGACCTAGAGCTGCTATCCGACGCCGGGATGGAACCGCTGGAGCCGGTGACGTTCCCCGAATCGGTCGAAGACAACCAGCCACAGGCTAGCCGCGACGAGCTCGTTCGCCCGCGCAAACGCGGCGCTGGCACCAGCCTCGCCCCGAACGCCTAA
- a CDS encoding C40 family peptidase → MCTRTSLDPDHATSPGEPTLSFASGQTALVAVSVATLWTRPDAPHDHDRLALGTPAAVRDWVSGLTLSKRTDGLNHRAITQTWLGNEVTVLDTEDTWVHIADPSQPRSPDCKEGISGWVPGTQLVSPLREEPVGPIHLVNSTATAVRDEPGGDVKIPGVTLGTRLRIAGGDYRGWAPVFLPGPQEPGWVPLRDLSYEPAPTNPMPLVSGGFDAVKVGHQLMEVPYLHSGISAYGLDAPGLVHVIYRQLGGIIPRTTDGLLEAGTEIDLDDAQSGDLLFFEHGQSKHQVSIVAEVDGTDRPTVLMASPIYGKVVQEQLSDSQMATISAVRRPIPQH, encoded by the coding sequence ATGTGCACCCGAACCAGCCTCGACCCTGATCACGCCACGTCACCCGGAGAACCCACCTTGTCATTCGCATCTGGACAGACAGCATTGGTTGCCGTTTCTGTCGCCACCCTCTGGACGCGACCAGACGCACCGCACGATCATGATCGGCTTGCGTTGGGAACCCCGGCGGCCGTACGCGACTGGGTCTCAGGACTTACGCTGAGCAAACGCACCGACGGCCTCAACCATCGGGCTATAACCCAAACATGGCTTGGCAACGAGGTCACGGTCCTCGACACCGAAGACACGTGGGTACATATCGCGGACCCTAGCCAGCCTAGGAGCCCCGACTGCAAAGAAGGCATCAGCGGCTGGGTTCCTGGCACACAGTTGGTTAGCCCACTTCGCGAAGAACCAGTCGGCCCAATACATCTTGTCAATTCCACGGCCACCGCTGTCCGCGACGAGCCCGGCGGAGACGTCAAGATTCCCGGTGTCACGCTTGGCACGCGTCTGCGCATCGCCGGAGGCGATTACCGTGGCTGGGCTCCGGTTTTCCTACCTGGTCCGCAAGAACCAGGCTGGGTACCGCTGCGCGATCTCAGCTACGAGCCAGCTCCGACCAACCCAATGCCACTAGTCTCGGGTGGCTTCGACGCCGTCAAGGTCGGACACCAGCTAATGGAAGTTCCCTACCTCCACAGCGGCATTAGCGCCTATGGCCTCGACGCACCCGGTCTGGTGCATGTGATCTACCGCCAGCTGGGAGGAATCATTCCGCGTACGACCGACGGACTCCTTGAGGCTGGCACCGAGATTGACCTTGACGACGCCCAAAGCGGAGACCTGTTGTTCTTCGAACACGGGCAGAGCAAGCACCAGGTCTCCATTGTCGCCGAGGTTGACGGAACTGACCGGCCGACCGTACTCATGGCGTCGCCCATCTATGGCAAGGTCGTGCAGGAGCAGCTATCGGACTCCCAAATGGCCACAATCTCGGCTGTTCGCAGGCCCATACCCCAGCACTAA
- a CDS encoding TerC/Alx family metal homeostasis membrane protein → MDLPFWVWVVTVGILGAVVVADLIHVVRKPHSPSLKEAGTWSLVYIAAAFIFAIGLFFLSSATYAGEFVAGYVTEKALSVDNLFVFLLIMQAFLVPKHLQQMVLMVGIVLAIVFRSGFIAVGAVLISHFSWVFLIFGVILAYTAWHLVKQGAMPNDFEPNALMKQAQKRLPFTQEYHGTKLWVRIKGRYFLTPLVLVMIAIGSTDILFALDSIPAIFGLTQEPYLVFAATAFALMGLRQLYFVLAGLLEKLKHLSLGLSIILGWIGVKLVLHGLHENTLGIINNGQPVGVPEVPTWLSLGVIFGVLTAVVVVNWVELRRNGENFRSLFVEDNELVKESLKQS, encoded by the coding sequence TTGGATCTCCCATTTTGGGTGTGGGTCGTCACTGTGGGCATTCTCGGCGCTGTGGTGGTCGCAGACCTCATCCACGTCGTTCGTAAACCACATTCCCCTTCACTCAAAGAAGCTGGTACGTGGTCGCTCGTCTATATCGCGGCCGCATTTATCTTCGCTATCGGTCTGTTCTTCCTGTCCTCGGCGACCTACGCCGGTGAATTTGTGGCGGGATACGTCACCGAAAAGGCGCTCTCAGTCGACAACTTGTTCGTCTTCCTGCTGATCATGCAGGCATTCCTCGTCCCCAAGCACTTGCAACAGATGGTGCTCATGGTGGGGATCGTCCTGGCCATCGTGTTCCGTTCGGGCTTTATCGCCGTAGGCGCGGTGCTCATCAGTCACTTCAGCTGGGTCTTCTTGATATTCGGGGTGATTTTGGCCTATACGGCCTGGCACCTGGTCAAACAAGGAGCCATGCCAAATGATTTTGAACCTAACGCGCTCATGAAGCAGGCTCAGAAACGTCTGCCGTTCACGCAGGAGTACCACGGCACGAAGCTGTGGGTGCGTATAAAAGGGCGCTATTTCTTGACACCGTTGGTGCTGGTGATGATCGCGATCGGCTCGACTGACATCTTGTTCGCCCTAGACTCGATTCCAGCGATTTTCGGCCTGACGCAGGAACCGTACTTGGTGTTCGCCGCGACTGCCTTCGCGCTCATGGGCTTGCGGCAGCTGTACTTTGTGCTAGCCGGTCTGCTGGAGAAGCTGAAGCACTTGTCTTTGGGCCTGTCGATCATTTTGGGATGGATCGGCGTCAAGCTGGTGTTGCACGGGCTGCACGAAAACACGCTGGGGATTATCAACAATGGGCAGCCGGTAGGGGTGCCAGAAGTGCCCACTTGGCTGTCACTTGGCGTGATCTTTGGGGTCTTGACCGCCGTGGTGGTGGTTAACTGGGTGGAGTTGCGCCGCAACGGCGAGAATTTCCGATCCCTGTTCGTTGAGGACAACGAGTTGGTTAAGGAATCGCTCAAGCAGTCCTGA
- a CDS encoding antibiotic biosynthesis monooxygenase family protein has product MVLEIAHITVTEGREDEFSEAYRSARKFVSTTPGCLSMRMTRGIESPQSFYLLIEWESVAAHEVGFRQSERFDQWRGAIGEFFAVPPTVEHFEDIGESSA; this is encoded by the coding sequence GTGGTTTTGGAAATAGCGCACATCACCGTCACCGAAGGTCGCGAAGACGAGTTCTCCGAGGCCTATCGGTCGGCCAGGAAGTTCGTATCGACGACCCCCGGATGCCTCTCCATGCGCATGACGCGTGGGATCGAGTCGCCGCAATCCTTCTATCTACTCATCGAATGGGAATCTGTCGCCGCCCATGAGGTCGGTTTCCGCCAGTCTGAGCGGTTCGACCAGTGGCGCGGAGCCATCGGCGAGTTTTTCGCTGTTCCCCCGACAGTTGAGCACTTCGAAGACATCGGCGAGAGCTCCGCCTAG